In the Marinomonas algicola genome, one interval contains:
- a CDS encoding M48 family metallopeptidase, producing the protein MNTLKYLNQYSKELQAQVLTLIETNKLTDHIRKQYPMPHQVNNDKMLREFTLELKNRYLRKSDPLSKVVYDNKIHVVNNALGLHSYASRVQGSKLKSKNEIRISSAFKRAPEAFLKMIVVHELAHLKEKDHNKAFYKLCCHMLPNYHQLEFDMRLYLTHIEFIGEIYPSGDQKC; encoded by the coding sequence ATGAACACACTTAAGTATCTCAATCAGTATTCCAAAGAACTACAAGCGCAAGTGTTAACACTCATTGAAACAAACAAGCTGACAGACCACATCCGCAAGCAGTACCCAATGCCCCATCAAGTCAATAACGATAAAATGTTACGCGAGTTTACCCTCGAATTAAAAAATCGTTATCTCAGGAAGTCAGACCCTTTAAGTAAGGTTGTTTATGACAATAAAATCCATGTGGTAAATAACGCCCTTGGATTACATAGTTACGCGTCACGCGTTCAAGGGAGCAAGCTGAAGAGTAAAAATGAAATACGCATCAGTTCCGCTTTCAAACGAGCGCCCGAAGCGTTCCTAAAAATGATTGTCGTACACGAATTGGCTCATTTAAAAGAAAAAGACCACAACAAAGCCTTCTATAAGTTGTGTTGCCACATGCTGCCGAACTACCATCAGCTAGAATTTGATATGAGACTTTATCTAACTCATATAGAATTTATTGGAGAGATATATCCGTCAGGAGATCAAAAATGTTAA
- the purB gene encoding adenylosuccinate lyase: MQQIGFTELSSLNAISPIDGRYGAKTQILRRSVSEYGLLRMRVLVEVRWLQALSNHSEIQEVPALSDSANQFLNELAENFSEADAQAIKDIEKTTNHDVKAVEYFIKGKMETVPELAAVSEFVHFACTSEDINNLSHALMLNEALNEGILPELNNVVSAIQTLAHEHAEQSMLSRTHGQTASPTTVGKEMANVAARLARQVKQIKQVEFLGKINGAVGNYNAHLSAYPTIDWQAHAEKFVTSLGLTWNPYTTQIEPHDYIAELYDALCRFNTILIDFDRDVWGYISMGFFKQKTIAGEIGSSTMPHKVNPIDFENSEGNLGIANAIMGHLSAKLPISRWQRDLTDSTVLRNLGVGLAHCLISYQATLKGISKLEINKPRLEQDLDSAWEVLAEPIQTVMRRYGIESPYEKLKELTRGRTIDQATIEAFVDTLELPEEAKQQLKALTPSNYIGNAVAQAKNIDAV, translated from the coding sequence ATGCAACAAATAGGCTTTACAGAACTCTCAAGTTTAAACGCTATCTCTCCAATTGATGGCCGGTATGGCGCAAAAACTCAAATTCTTCGTCGCTCCGTAAGTGAGTACGGTTTGTTAAGAATGCGAGTGTTAGTCGAAGTTAGATGGCTACAAGCACTGTCTAATCACTCTGAGATACAAGAAGTTCCCGCATTAAGCGATTCTGCAAATCAATTTTTGAATGAACTGGCGGAAAACTTCAGTGAAGCAGATGCTCAAGCAATCAAAGACATCGAGAAAACCACAAACCACGATGTTAAAGCAGTAGAATACTTCATCAAAGGCAAAATGGAGACAGTGCCAGAACTTGCGGCCGTTTCAGAATTTGTGCATTTTGCTTGTACTTCGGAAGACATCAACAATCTATCTCATGCACTTATGCTTAATGAAGCTTTAAATGAGGGTATTCTTCCTGAATTAAATAATGTTGTGAGTGCCATTCAGACTCTGGCACACGAGCATGCTGAGCAATCTATGCTATCTCGTACTCACGGCCAAACGGCATCACCAACAACTGTTGGCAAAGAAATGGCGAATGTCGCCGCTCGTTTAGCTCGTCAAGTGAAGCAAATCAAGCAAGTTGAATTTTTAGGTAAGATTAACGGTGCGGTTGGCAACTATAACGCCCACCTTTCCGCTTACCCAACCATTGATTGGCAAGCGCATGCAGAAAAGTTTGTTACCTCACTTGGTTTAACTTGGAACCCTTACACAACTCAAATCGAACCACACGATTACATTGCTGAGTTGTATGATGCGCTGTGTCGCTTTAATACCATTTTGATCGACTTTGATCGCGATGTTTGGGGTTACATCTCCATGGGATTCTTCAAGCAAAAAACCATTGCCGGTGAAATTGGCTCATCCACTATGCCACATAAAGTCAATCCAATTGATTTTGAAAATTCAGAAGGTAACTTGGGGATCGCCAATGCCATCATGGGACACCTGAGCGCTAAACTTCCAATTTCTCGTTGGCAGCGAGACTTAACAGATTCTACCGTTTTACGTAATCTTGGCGTTGGTTTAGCCCATTGCCTAATCTCTTATCAAGCCACCTTAAAAGGGATCAGTAAATTAGAAATCAATAAGCCTCGTCTAGAACAGGACCTTGATTCTGCATGGGAAGTACTTGCCGAACCAATCCAAACAGTTATGCGTCGTTACGGTATTGAATCTCCGTACGAAAAACTAAAAGAACTCACCCGCGGCCGAACCATTGACCAAGCCACAATTGAAGCGTTTGTTGATACGTTAGAACTGCCTGAAGAAGCGAAGCAGCAATTAAAAGCGCTTACACCAAGTAATTATATTGGTAATGCCGTTGCTCAAGCAAAAAATATCGACGCAGTATAA